One part of the Halopenitus persicus genome encodes these proteins:
- a CDS encoding hemolysin family protein — protein sequence MNVSAIGAGVLAILALTAISAFFSSSELAVFSVGRHRVDSLVAAGVPGSAALARLREDPHRFLVTVLVSNNVANIAAAAVATAVLVQILPPSQAATGATVFTSVFVIVFGEIAPKSYAVTNAERHALRVSRIVVLVQRVLWPVLVVFEAAVGVVNRVTGGEAGFETYLSREEIETIVLSGEEAGVLESDESAMIRRVLDLEGTAVRAVMVPRTDVVSLPATATLTEAIETGAREGLTRLPVFGENRDDILGVLDVRDAMTRPEPSETQLDDLPDLLADPTFVPETKPLDELLGEMQRDGVRLVVVVDEYGAVTGLATMEDVIEEVVGEIVGRGEADPVRVLEAGVAVVHGRTTVAYLNETLDTDLPTTEAFETVAGLVHHHLGRVAADGDRVELGAVTLEVLSASATRIDRVRVTVHDARSATDAADPADPPQPPAHDDSGNDSTVS from the coding sequence ATGAACGTGTCCGCGATCGGAGCGGGGGTCCTGGCCATCCTGGCGTTGACCGCGATCAGCGCCTTCTTCTCGAGCAGCGAACTCGCCGTCTTCTCGGTGGGCCGCCACCGGGTCGACTCCCTCGTCGCGGCCGGCGTGCCCGGGTCGGCCGCGCTCGCCAGGCTCCGGGAGGACCCGCACCGTTTCCTCGTCACCGTGCTCGTGAGCAACAACGTCGCCAACATCGCCGCCGCCGCGGTCGCGACGGCGGTTCTCGTCCAGATACTCCCGCCGAGCCAGGCGGCCACCGGCGCGACCGTCTTCACCTCGGTGTTCGTCATCGTCTTCGGCGAGATCGCGCCGAAATCCTACGCCGTCACCAACGCGGAACGCCACGCGCTGCGCGTCTCCCGGATCGTCGTCCTCGTCCAGCGCGTCCTCTGGCCGGTGCTCGTCGTCTTCGAGGCCGCCGTCGGCGTCGTCAACCGCGTCACCGGCGGCGAGGCCGGCTTCGAGACGTACCTCTCCCGGGAGGAGATCGAGACGATCGTCCTCTCCGGGGAGGAGGCCGGCGTCCTCGAGTCCGACGAGAGCGCGATGATCCGCCGCGTCCTCGATCTCGAGGGAACCGCCGTTCGCGCCGTGATGGTCCCGCGGACCGACGTCGTCTCGTTGCCCGCCACGGCGACGCTCACCGAAGCGATCGAGACCGGCGCCCGCGAGGGACTCACGCGCCTGCCGGTCTTCGGCGAGAACCGGGACGACATCCTGGGGGTCCTCGACGTTCGCGACGCGATGACGCGGCCCGAGCCGTCCGAGACCCAGCTCGACGACCTCCCGGATCTCCTCGCCGATCCGACGTTCGTCCCGGAGACCAAACCCCTCGACGAGCTGCTCGGCGAGATGCAACGCGACGGCGTCCGGCTGGTCGTCGTGGTCGACGAGTACGGCGCGGTCACGGGACTGGCGACGATGGAGGACGTGATCGAGGAGGTGGTCGGCGAGATCGTCGGTCGCGGCGAGGCCGATCCGGTCCGGGTCCTCGAGGCGGGCGTCGCGGTCGTCCACGGTCGGACGACGGTCGCGTACCTCAACGAGACGCTCGACACCGACCTCCCGACGACCGAGGCCTTCGAGACCGTCGCCGGCCTCGTCCACCACCACCTCGGCCGGGTGGCGGCCGACGGCGACCGCGTCGAGCTCGGGGCCGTCACGCTCGAGGTGCTGTCCGCGAGCGCGACCCGGATCGACCGCGTGCGGGTCACCGTGCACGATGCCCGCTCCGCCACGGACGCCGCCGACCCTGCGGACCCTCCCCAGCCGCCCGCTCACGACGACAGCGGGAACGACTCGACGGTCTCGTAG
- a CDS encoding TOBE domain-containing protein, with protein sequence MSEDTERSAERTGYGEALLTADGVEFGERDAALLRTIDRTGSVATASAELERSRARALTRIETLEEAFGTLVERTRGGSGGGGSRLTAAAETLLTRYGRLQAALTAAAQVPETVLEGTVTDVDGELATAKTPVGEVRALRDRAAVGDTVQLRIGADAVTLSAVGEASDPDSTSARNRVRGTVTGVDPGATVRTVTVDVDGTTVSALVTAESAARLSLAGGRDVVVTWKATATRMVPVRSAANGWKSGASER encoded by the coding sequence GTGAGCGAGGACACGGAGCGATCGGCGGAACGAACCGGCTACGGTGAGGCGCTCCTGACCGCCGACGGCGTGGAGTTCGGCGAGCGTGACGCCGCCCTCCTTCGGACGATCGACCGAACGGGATCGGTCGCGACCGCGAGCGCGGAGCTCGAACGGTCCCGGGCGCGTGCGCTCACGCGGATCGAGACGCTCGAGGAGGCCTTCGGGACCCTCGTGGAGCGGACGCGGGGCGGCAGCGGCGGCGGCGGAAGCCGACTGACCGCGGCCGCCGAGACGCTGTTGACGCGATACGGCCGGCTGCAAGCCGCACTGACCGCCGCGGCGCAAGTCCCCGAAACCGTCCTCGAGGGAACGGTGACCGACGTCGACGGGGAACTGGCGACGGCGAAGACGCCCGTCGGCGAGGTGCGAGCGCTTCGGGATCGGGCGGCGGTCGGGGACACGGTGCAGCTTCGGATCGGCGCGGACGCGGTCACGCTGTCGGCGGTCGGCGAGGCGTCGGATCCGGATTCGACGAGCGCAAGGAACCGGGTTCGGGGAACCGTGACCGGCGTCGATCCGGGAGCGACGGTGCGAACCGTGACGGTCGACGTCGACGGGACGACGGTCAGCGCGCTCGTGACCGCCGAGAGCGCGGCGCGGCTATCGCTGGCCGGGGGACGGGACGTCGTCGTGACCTGGAAGGCGACCGCGACGCGGATGGTGCCGGTTCGATCGGCGGCGAACGGGTGGAAAAGCGGCGCCAGCGAGCGCTAG
- the thpR gene encoding RNA 2',3'-cyclic phosphodiesterase: MRAFFAVDLPTDLADRIAEVQGELRAAEGLRFTDPEQAHITLEFLGDVPDGSERGGGGESDLDAVIEAGREAVQEADVEPFIASVRGLGAFPSTEYIRVVWAGIGDGSAELTRLQAGIESRTTALGYEPDDHEFTPHVTLARMDDARGKGIVQEAIRTAEADVGSFTVEAVRLKRSTLTESGPVYETVESFPLSS; the protein is encoded by the coding sequence ATGCGCGCGTTCTTCGCGGTCGACCTGCCGACCGACCTGGCCGACCGGATCGCCGAGGTGCAGGGGGAGCTCCGGGCGGCGGAGGGGCTGCGGTTCACCGACCCCGAGCAGGCGCACATCACGCTTGAGTTTCTCGGCGACGTTCCGGACGGGAGCGAGCGCGGCGGCGGGGGCGAAAGCGACCTCGACGCGGTGATCGAGGCCGGTCGCGAGGCGGTTCAGGAGGCGGACGTCGAACCCTTCATCGCGTCCGTCCGGGGACTCGGCGCGTTCCCCTCGACCGAGTACATCCGCGTGGTCTGGGCTGGCATCGGCGACGGATCGGCCGAGCTGACCCGGCTCCAGGCGGGGATCGAGTCGCGGACGACCGCCCTCGGCTACGAGCCCGACGACCACGAGTTCACGCCGCACGTGACGCTGGCACGAATGGACGACGCGCGCGGGAAGGGGATCGTACAGGAGGCGATCCGGACCGCCGAGGCCGACGTGGGATCGTTCACGGTCGAGGCAGTCCGACTGAAGCGGTCGACGCTGACCGAGTCGGGCCCGGTCTACGAGACCGTCGAGTCGTTCCCGCTGTCGTCGTGA
- a CDS encoding DUF5828 family protein — protein sequence MEESISGFKVRGDWGDMVEHGEKITQALREAGVNDDAFHEWDEWRPRTHERIDEDVSEKTAEQASVSKGEGEKAGKTASEDMQTAGEKLSESYEKVEAGDNEGAIDRWGESIEHVARAADSAGRKALRKVEDTVYRNVMTQLAPYYFDNELISANIQRVGRGEADEEFVFEVNVNDDGLKAEVSEILAEYESTVDRWHVATEKETANLEAAEGVDLPETEDESKSTTT from the coding sequence ATGGAAGAGAGCATCTCCGGGTTCAAGGTCCGCGGGGACTGGGGGGATATGGTCGAACACGGCGAGAAGATCACGCAGGCGCTCCGGGAGGCCGGCGTCAACGACGACGCCTTCCACGAGTGGGACGAGTGGCGACCGCGAACCCACGAGCGGATCGACGAGGACGTCTCCGAGAAGACGGCCGAACAGGCCTCGGTGAGCAAGGGCGAGGGGGAGAAGGCCGGCAAGACCGCGAGCGAGGACATGCAGACCGCCGGCGAGAAGCTCTCGGAGTCCTACGAGAAGGTCGAGGCGGGCGACAACGAGGGCGCGATCGACCGCTGGGGCGAGTCGATCGAACACGTCGCGCGTGCAGCCGACTCCGCCGGCCGGAAGGCGCTCCGGAAGGTCGAGGACACGGTCTACCGGAACGTGATGACTCAGCTGGCGCCCTACTACTTCGACAACGAGTTGATAAGCGCCAACATCCAGCGGGTCGGCCGCGGCGAGGCCGACGAGGAGTTCGTCTTCGAGGTGAACGTCAACGACGACGGCCTGAAGGCGGAGGTCTCGGAGATCCTCGCCGAGTACGAGTCCACGGTCGACCGGTGGCACGTCGCGACCGAGAAGGAGACCGCCAACCTGGAGGCGGCCGAGGGCGTCGATCTCCCCGAAACCGAGGACGAGTCGAAGTCGACGACGACCTGA
- the serA gene encoding phosphoglycerate dehydrogenase encodes MNVLVTDPIADAGLDRLRNAGHTVETAYDIEGGEALVEAIEGVNALIVRSGTEVSREVFEAADDLVIVGRAGIGVDNIDIDAATDHGVIVANAPEGNVRAAAEHTVAMTFAVARSIPQAHGRLKDGEWAKGEFLGAEVNNKTLTIVGLGRVGQEVAKRLDSLGMDLVVYDPYISEERADRMGAELVEDLHDALAAGDFATIHTPLLPETEGMIGEEELAQLEGGYLINCARGGIVDEDALAAAVEDGTLAGAALDSFATEPLPTDSPLLDVEDVVVTPHLGAATEAAQENVATDTADAVIAAFNDEPVINALNAPSVDESAFPRIEPYIDLAETAGKVAAQLLEGRITEIEVTYEGDIAEEEVDLVTASALKGVFEPLEWQVNAVNAPQLAEDRGIDVVESKSRQSEDFQSIVRVTVHNGDDALAVEGTLFAGEDPRIVRIDGFRVDAVPYGHMLVARNADTPGVIGLIGTVLGDHDVNIAGMFNARQVHGGEAITVYNLDQEVPTAAVEELLADDRIISVTEITLDAANGREE; translated from the coding sequence ATGAACGTACTCGTGACGGATCCGATCGCTGACGCGGGCCTCGATCGGCTCCGAAACGCGGGCCACACCGTGGAGACGGCCTACGACATCGAGGGCGGCGAAGCGCTCGTCGAGGCGATCGAGGGCGTCAATGCCCTGATCGTCCGGTCGGGGACCGAGGTCTCCCGTGAAGTCTTCGAGGCGGCCGACGATCTGGTCATCGTCGGGCGAGCGGGGATCGGCGTCGACAACATCGACATCGACGCCGCGACCGACCACGGCGTCATCGTGGCGAACGCGCCGGAAGGTAACGTCCGCGCCGCCGCCGAACACACGGTCGCGATGACCTTCGCCGTCGCGCGGTCGATCCCGCAGGCGCACGGCCGCCTGAAGGACGGCGAGTGGGCGAAAGGCGAGTTCCTCGGCGCCGAGGTGAACAACAAGACGCTCACGATCGTCGGCCTCGGCCGCGTCGGTCAGGAGGTCGCCAAGCGGCTCGACTCGCTCGGGATGGATCTGGTCGTCTACGACCCCTACATCTCCGAGGAGCGCGCCGATCGCATGGGCGCCGAGCTCGTCGAGGACCTCCACGACGCGCTCGCGGCCGGCGACTTCGCGACGATCCATACCCCGCTGTTGCCCGAGACCGAGGGAATGATCGGCGAGGAGGAGCTCGCCCAGCTCGAGGGCGGCTACCTCATCAACTGCGCCCGCGGCGGGATCGTCGACGAGGACGCCCTCGCGGCGGCCGTCGAGGACGGCACGCTCGCCGGGGCGGCGCTCGACTCGTTCGCGACCGAGCCGCTCCCGACGGACTCGCCGCTGCTCGACGTCGAGGACGTCGTCGTGACGCCGCACCTCGGCGCCGCGACCGAGGCGGCCCAGGAGAACGTCGCGACGGACACCGCCGACGCGGTGATCGCGGCGTTCAACGACGAACCCGTGATCAACGCGCTCAACGCGCCCTCGGTCGACGAGAGCGCGTTCCCGCGCATCGAGCCGTACATCGACCTGGCCGAGACGGCCGGCAAGGTCGCCGCCCAGCTGCTCGAGGGCCGCATCACGGAGATCGAGGTGACCTACGAGGGCGACATCGCCGAGGAGGAAGTCGACCTGGTCACCGCCTCCGCGCTCAAGGGCGTCTTCGAGCCGCTGGAGTGGCAGGTCAACGCGGTGAACGCCCCCCAGCTCGCCGAGGACCGCGGGATCGACGTGGTCGAGTCGAAGAGCCGCCAGAGCGAGGACTTCCAGAGCATCGTCCGGGTCACCGTCCACAACGGCGACGACGCGCTCGCGGTCGAGGGGACGCTGTTCGCCGGCGAGGACCCGCGGATCGTCCGTATCGACGGGTTCCGCGTCGACGCGGTCCCCTACGGCCACATGCTCGTCGCCCGGAACGCGGACACGCCGGGCGTCATCGGCCTCATCGGGACCGTCCTCGGCGACCACGACGTGAACATCGCCGGGATGTTCAACGCCCGCCAGGTCCACGGCGGCGAGGCGATCACGGTGTACAACCTCGACCAGGAGGTCCCGACCGCGGCGGTCGAGGAGCTGCTGGCCGACGACCGGATCATCTCGGTGACGGAGATCACCCTCGACGCGGCGAACGGGCGCGAGGAATAG
- a CDS encoding DUF424 domain-containing protein, protein MLLRERDTQKGVLVSVCDPDCLGETFENEAATLAVTEEFYGGPDAVEATREEVVAGLRRAQIANIVGETAVGIAIEAGLVDEDAVLEFDGTRHAQLLRV, encoded by the coding sequence ATGCTCCTGCGCGAGCGGGACACCCAAAAGGGCGTCCTCGTCTCGGTCTGCGATCCCGACTGTCTCGGGGAGACCTTCGAGAACGAGGCGGCCACGCTCGCGGTCACCGAGGAGTTCTACGGCGGTCCCGACGCGGTCGAGGCGACCCGCGAGGAGGTCGTCGCCGGGCTCCGGCGCGCACAGATCGCGAACATCGTCGGCGAGACCGCCGTCGGGATCGCCATCGAGGCCGGCCTCGTCGACGAGGACGCCGTCCTCGAGTTCGACGGGACGCGCCACGCACAGCTGCTCCGGGTCTAG
- the thrC gene encoding threonine synthase — protein sequence MTLDLDTPAPDAPECADDGVWLACIDCGSTFAPFEDVRYTCDDCGSLLEARYATPPTFDDFGDGASTDGPDRGVWRYREALPFDLGVTLPEGDTPLHEAPRLEADVGVETLRIKHEGMNPTGSFKDRGMTVGVRVAEELGVGALACASTGNTSAALAAYGGRADLETLVLLPAGKVAAGKVAQASLHGARILEVDGNFDACLDIVQELAARGEAYLLNSLNPFRLEGQKTIGFEILEAFHADHGTYPDRIVLPVGNAGNTAALYKAFRELVQSGALDVDDVPKLTGVQAAGAAPMVEAIEEGADAIRRWEDVETRATAIRIGNPVNAPKALPGIRNTGGTAVAVSDDAITDAQRALAAEGIGVEPASAASVAGLRKLRREDVVDADERVVCLTTGHLLKDPDAAYEAGNDPEPVANDVDAVLELLEN from the coding sequence ATGACGCTCGATCTCGACACGCCCGCGCCGGACGCCCCCGAGTGCGCCGACGACGGGGTGTGGCTCGCCTGCATCGACTGCGGCTCCACGTTCGCCCCCTTCGAGGACGTCCGTTACACCTGCGACGACTGCGGGAGCCTGCTGGAGGCCCGCTATGCGACCCCGCCGACCTTCGACGACTTCGGCGACGGCGCGTCCACGGACGGCCCCGACCGCGGCGTCTGGCGCTACCGGGAGGCGCTCCCGTTCGACCTCGGCGTCACCCTGCCGGAGGGCGACACCCCGCTCCACGAGGCGCCGCGGCTCGAGGCCGACGTCGGCGTCGAGACGCTCCGGATCAAACACGAGGGGATGAACCCGACGGGGTCGTTCAAGGACCGCGGGATGACCGTCGGCGTTCGCGTCGCCGAGGAGCTCGGCGTTGGCGCGCTCGCGTGCGCCTCCACGGGCAACACCTCGGCCGCGCTCGCCGCCTACGGTGGCCGGGCGGACCTCGAGACGCTGGTCCTCCTGCCGGCCGGGAAGGTCGCGGCCGGGAAGGTCGCGCAGGCCAGCCTCCACGGCGCGCGGATCCTCGAGGTCGACGGCAACTTCGACGCCTGCCTCGACATCGTCCAGGAGCTTGCCGCCCGCGGCGAGGCCTACCTGCTCAACTCGCTGAACCCGTTCCGCCTCGAGGGCCAGAAGACGATCGGCTTCGAGATCCTCGAGGCGTTCCACGCCGACCACGGCACGTATCCGGATCGGATCGTCCTGCCGGTGGGCAACGCCGGCAACACCGCGGCGCTGTATAAGGCCTTCCGGGAGCTGGTCCAGTCGGGCGCGCTCGACGTCGACGACGTCCCGAAGCTCACCGGCGTCCAGGCCGCCGGCGCCGCCCCGATGGTCGAGGCGATCGAGGAGGGTGCCGACGCGATCCGCCGCTGGGAGGACGTCGAGACGCGCGCGACCGCGATCCGGATCGGTAACCCGGTCAATGCGCCGAAGGCGCTGCCCGGCATTCGGAACACCGGCGGCACCGCGGTCGCCGTCTCCGATGACGCGATCACCGACGCACAGCGCGCGCTCGCCGCGGAGGGAATCGGCGTCGAGCCCGCCTCCGCGGCCAGCGTCGCCGGCCTGCGGAAGCTCCGCCGCGAGGACGTCGTCGACGCCGACGAGCGCGTCGTCTGCCTGACGACCGGCCACCTCTTGAAGGACCCCGACGCCGCCTACGAGGCCGGCAACGACCCCGAGCCGGTCGCCAACGACGTCGACGCGGTGCTCGAGCTGCTCGAGAACTGA
- a CDS encoding tetratricopeptide repeat protein produces the protein MTDEPDDHDHEFSAGQGLDEDYEEFTLDPPELNADPTAVDPVDTRVITDALDRRNIADDQVDVEQLLDVGLSYMGINRFEEATGTFERAAMYAEEDSLEAQEAWVNKGVAHAELEEYDEAIGAYEEALRIDDDSEHAATAETNLAYALWEFGRHEEALEHAERAVEIDPRFAQAWYNRGFFLLERGLAEDAVTAFNNAIRLGHRNADVLEEKARALEETGEHEEAEEVAEEAERLRQERERELVEEHGGSGPVNERAPGEQAGGAGGAGRGGGLGGNSGAGLGGDLEESLGGGIDGFESEDGGR, from the coding sequence ATGACCGACGAGCCGGACGACCACGACCACGAGTTCTCGGCCGGGCAGGGGCTCGACGAGGACTACGAGGAGTTCACCCTCGATCCCCCCGAGCTGAACGCCGACCCGACCGCCGTCGACCCGGTCGACACGCGCGTCATCACGGACGCGCTCGACCGCCGGAACATCGCCGACGACCAGGTCGACGTCGAACAGCTGCTCGACGTCGGCCTCTCGTACATGGGGATCAACCGCTTCGAGGAGGCCACGGGCACCTTCGAGCGCGCGGCGATGTACGCCGAGGAGGACTCCCTCGAGGCCCAGGAGGCGTGGGTGAACAAGGGCGTCGCCCACGCCGAGCTCGAGGAGTACGACGAGGCGATCGGCGCCTACGAGGAGGCGCTCCGGATCGACGACGACTCCGAGCACGCCGCGACCGCCGAGACGAACCTCGCGTACGCGCTCTGGGAGTTCGGCCGCCACGAGGAGGCGCTCGAGCACGCCGAACGCGCCGTCGAGATCGACCCGCGATTCGCGCAGGCGTGGTACAACCGGGGGTTCTTCCTGCTCGAACGCGGCCTCGCGGAGGACGCCGTCACCGCGTTCAACAACGCGATCCGCCTCGGCCACCGGAACGCCGACGTCCTCGAGGAGAAGGCCCGCGCCCTCGAGGAGACCGGCGAGCACGAGGAGGCCGAGGAGGTCGCCGAGGAGGCCGAACGGCTCCGACAGGAACGCGAACGTGAGCTCGTCGAGGAACACGGCGGCAGCGGTCCGGTGAACGAGCGCGCGCCGGGGGAACAGGCCGGCGGCGCCGGCGGAGCTGGCCGTGGCGGCGGCCTCGGCGGGAACTCCGGAGCGGGGCTCGGAGGCGATCTCGAGGAGAGTCTCGGTGGGGGGATCGACGGCTTCGAGTCGGAGGACGGGGGCCGGTAA